A region of the Primulina eburnea isolate SZY01 chromosome 7, ASM2296580v1, whole genome shotgun sequence genome:
ACTCCCTCGCCGTGATCCAGTTCAACGGCAGCGGCGGCTCGAAGAACCACAAGGACCTCCGCGCCGGAGTGGCGCTCTGCTCGCGGGCCGCGTTCCTCGGCCACGTCGATGCGATGAGGGAGCTGGGCCACTGCTTCCAAGACGGCTACGGCGTGAACCGTAACGTCTTGGAGGGGCGGCGTTTCCTCCTCCAAGCCAACGCACGCGAGCTAGCCTTGGTCATAACCACCACTCCGGGAGCCGTGGTACCCCGTGCGTGGCTGCGTTGGAGCCCTCACCGCCACCTGCAGGGCCCGTTGATGAGTGACTTCGGGTGTGACATACCCGCAGCGGAGACTCACCCGGCTAACCAGTTCTTGTACGACTGGTTCTCGAGTCGTGGCGGGGATCCATCTCCAGGGCTCCGGTTGTGCTCTCACTCGGGATGCGGGCGGCCGGAGACGAGGATGAATGAGTTCCGCCGGTGCTCCGTATGCGGAACTGTGAACTACTGCACTCGTGCTTGCCAGGCGCTTGATTGGAAATACCGGCACAAGGCGGAGTGCGGAAACGAAGGAGGGGCGGAAGCCAATGGTAACGGACGAGCACTTCACCGTTACGGAGATTTGAACGCTCTGATTAATCTAAACGAAGAAGCCGAAGCAATCGCATAGAACTAGCATCGAACTTAGAATGTGAATTCACATTTGAATAACAAGGATAGTTTTGATGGGCTTTGAATTATGTAGTGGTGGGAAATGCATCATGAAAAGGTTAGTTCTTTATGgtccaaatgatgtgaatcgaacataatattcaaaatataaaacaaaCAGGCTGCTTGCAAATCCATCTAATTATTAAGATCTTCATAATTAACCAAccgacaaaaacttatgtgagacggtgttacggatcgtattttgtgagacagatatcttatttggcccatccatgaaaaatcattattttttatgttaaaaatattattttttattgtgaatatcggtaggatcgatccgtttcacagataaagattcgttaaaccgtctcacaagagacgtaCCCTTAACCAACCACATCAATTCTTGAAATCCTCCGTTTCTAATCACAAATCTTGTAGGTGATATTGTTGATCGAAACATGATGTTTGAACTCGATATACAAAGTCTTTGTTTCGTCGCTGTCGACAAGAAATTTAAGAATCAAAATACGAAATAATTCCACTGATCGTGGTCTTGGTCTCCAAGGGCAACCTTTCTTTAGAGTTTTGCATGGGGCCAACATATGAGTGGATGCGTCAAAATAATAGTGAATTTGTAAGTAAAATTAAAGAGTATACAGACAGTGTCTGTTTGCTATTTAGCCATGTGTAAATTTGCATCACCACGTGTACTAAACTTCCAACAAAAATGCAAGTCAAATATAGAAACAATGCGTATAATTTTGTACATAAAAACCCTTGTTGGAAAAAACGTATTGTATAGATTATGGACAGTGACAAACGGTTATATTAACTCAGGATTTAAGATAGGTCGGCCGCAATCAAAGGCAAACCTACTTCCAACTCTTGTCTGGCTGAGGTTTTTGccacaaaaaaaatttgaataaattatATTCATAGCCCAGAGCTCTCTTCGGTCAGCTGAGTCTATGCTATCTGACGTGGAAATTTGACGAATAAATTTggtcaattatttatttaagaaaatgattattga
Encoded here:
- the LOC140836092 gene encoding F-box protein At1g67340-like, which produces METWGDMCVEGGDVAAKRNRSGLAGEENGGRKRLKGSPERDGGGDLFDALPDDIVLCILCKLSSSAGCPVDFINVLITCKRLNSLSLQPVVLSKACHKMLAIKAKKWSESANRFLVRCVDSGSVEACFILGMILFYCFQNRGDGVALLARAAITSHAHALYSLAVIQFNGSGGSKNHKDLRAGVALCSRAAFLGHVDAMRELGHCFQDGYGVNRNVLEGRRFLLQANARELALVITTTPGAVVPRAWLRWSPHRHLQGPLMSDFGCDIPAAETHPANQFLYDWFSSRGGDPSPGLRLCSHSGCGRPETRMNEFRRCSVCGTVNYCTRACQALDWKYRHKAECGNEGGAEANGNGRALHRYGDLNALINLNEEAEAIA